A region from the Anoplolepis gracilipes chromosome 2, ASM4749672v1, whole genome shotgun sequence genome encodes:
- the Cluap1 gene encoding clusterin-associated protein 1, whose translation MSYRDLRNFTETMRVLGYPRLISIANFRVPNFPLVAEILVWLVKQFDPDVDIPNDHDTEEQRVALIRNIAEFMALKTNIKLNTKKLYQADGYAVKEMLKITTMLYDAQNSSSIEENRSGSNRIAMNFDISDKINELKTTRQLASQLTINGATLFDLLGREMELREIRNTKIARQFDTSEIEAALKDVVENTSKEINETKKQIDNVKDTEQNLDTRIERRRTELDRNQKRLHTLKKVRPAFMEEFEKLEIELRALYDDYLQKFRYLAYLEHLYEDAAKAEQERFERRQAATKKQLEQMRAEDSSFESMMEGNDSLFATNLQEPLVTPLTNPEITTEKSGQSANVKPSTGKASKMQYTQRRIYGSMSGRQRGTIQESNLSDGSLDSDSDLLIDGDLDDDDDDDDDDDLLNSVGAPDIGGYDIKAVQEKRSVSKIDRHSDDDF comes from the exons ATGTCCTACCGTGATTTGCGTA ATTTCACCGAGACAATGAGGGTGCTAGGCTATCCGAGACTAATTTCCATTGCGAATTTTCGCGTACCGAATTTTCCTCTGGTCGCGGAGATCCTAGTTTGGCTGGTGAAACAATTCGATCCGGACGTCGATATACCTAATGATCATGATACCGAGGAGCAACGTGTGGCATTGATACGTAACATTGCTGAATTTAtg GCATTAAAgacaaatatcaaattaaatacaaagaaattGTATCAAGCCGATGGTTACGCGGTGAAagaaatgttgaaaattacGACGATGCTGTACGATGCGCAAAATAGTAGTAGCATCGAAGAAAATCGATCCGGCAGCAATCGGATTGCGATGAATTTTGACATAtccgataaaataaatgaattaaaaacgacGCGGCAGCTTGCCAGTCAATTGACTATCAATGGGGCCACGCTCTTCGATTTACTTGGCCGAGAAATGGAACTTCGAGAGATTCGCAATACCAAGATCGCCAGGCAATTTGACACCTCGGAAATAGAAGCGGCTTTGAAAGACGTTGTCGAGAATACGAGTAAAGAGATTAACGAAACCAAGAAGCAAATTGACAATGTTAAG gACACAGAACAAAACTTGGACACGAGAATCGAGAGACGGCGAACAGAACTCGATAGGAATCAAAAGAGACTCCACACATTGAAGAAGGTCCGTCCAGCGTTTATGGAGGAATTTGAGAAACTTGAAATTGAATTGAGAGCCTTATACGacgattatttacaaaaatttcgaTATCTAGCGTATTTAGAACACTTGTATGAAGATGCGGCCAAAGCGGAGCAAGAAAGATTCGAAAGACG gCAAGCTGCGACCAAGAAGCAATTGGAGCAAATGAGAGCCGAAGATTCGAGTTTTGAAAGTATGATGGAAGGAAACGATTCCTTATTTGCTACAAATCTTCAAGAACCATTAGTTACGCCTCTTACAAATCCAGAGATTACAACCGAAAAATCTGGCCAATCCGCCAATGTCAAAccaa GTACTGGAAAAGCGTCAAAGATGCAATATACACAGCGGCGCATTTACGGCAGCATGTCTGGACGGCAAAGGGGTACGATCCAAGAATCAAATCTTAGCGACGGCTCGTTGGACAGCGACAGCGACTTGTTAATCGACGGTGAtcttgacgacgacgacgacgatgacgatgatgatgatCTTTTAAATTCTGTAGGCGCACCGGATATCGGCGGATATGATATTAAAGCCGTCCAAGAGAAGCGATCTGTCAGTAAAATAGATAGACATTCGGACGatgatttttaa
- the LOC140674850 gene encoding large ribosomal subunit protein mL62, with protein MNFLSRQYLKILQSNVKNQNALCNFSRAFSFKSEISLEKLYPQSKQKLYTPSFVPDPNAKFSGYIPLDKIKITYSASGGPGGQNVNCVNTKVDLRFQVNSATWLSQEIRMKLAEQNKNKINKDGYLIIKSDLTRSQHLNLADALEKLRTMIRTTLVEPPKPSPESLEKRRKNLLKANRERLHEKRIQSQIKASRKAPAPDF; from the exons atgaatTTTCTTAGTAGACAATACTTGAAGATTTTACAGAGCAACGTTAAAAATCAGAATGCATTGTGTAATTTTAGCAGAGCTTTCAGCTTTAAAAGTGAAATATCGTTGGAGAAATTGTATCCGCAAAGCAAGCAAAAGTTGTATACCCCAAGCTTT GTGCCAGATCCTAATGCAAAATTTAGCGGTTACATACCCttggacaaaataaaaataacatacagcGCTAGCGGTGGTCCTGGGGGCCAAAACGTAAACTGTGTAAATACCAAAGTGGACCTAAGATTCCAAGTGAATAGTGCTACCTGGTTGTCGCAAGAAATTCGAATGAAATTAGCAGAACAG aataaaaacaagataaaCAAAGATGGATACTTGATAATCAAGTCAGACTTAACGAGATCTCAACATTTAAACTTGGCGGATGctcttgaaaaattaagaacaaTGATAAGGACTACTTTAGTAGAGCCACCAAAACCATCGCCCGAATCATTagagaaaaggaggaaaaatCTGTTGAAAGCTAATAGGGAGAGACTTCACGAGAAGAGAATTCAGTCTCAAATTAAAGCGAGCAGAAAAGCTCCCGCACCTGACttttaa